The proteins below are encoded in one region of Saccharomyces kudriavzevii IFO 1802 strain IFO1802 genome assembly, chromosome: 5:
- the BCK2 gene encoding Bck2p (similar to Saccharomyces cerevisiae BCK2 (YER167W); ancestral locus Anc_8.232) translates to MPKNSHHHRSSSTNSTKNRSTESTNKWKIPHYYRRSASGSTQASPDRSSSSTSVCSTPILPTMNVMSSPKKVLLEDSRDNNTKSKKAGRRKSGEMVFVNYTVQDTSNEGDAESQTKTVSVPAPKAKLKKKSSKRRMLKIFGSSKSEHIEDIVEEQPMALPMESELQSQFGTPISECGFDTSSLTVKRSYNSFLKHNKLHGKASFSNGLSFPSLNMIGNNNDVSIENNNFGSEREVVPKSTHDPSLAKPPSRFNETERNSAPNLSSIPLLNTKNTRLKYNKATSQTLDRQRLQESGLYHSTESFNFKDQSCSTNKSSLSLSSDSGTPHLTKNSPDSPRTSTSFNCGNSQSKVKLPEENDASIAFSKMFTRKRANTGGSTCSLASPTISQTIQQSNIKVNKLPTQRTTSVGSLSSMSNRYSPIRVASPGRARSGTRGSSLYRLSRDLNSLPSVTDLPEMDSTTPINEIFLDSQLQHKNGSTKVGHRKKQESISDAQRNQNSTSYITTPSSSLVTPPYYMTGFTLASSASASSTPNVLETNNMNFVQSANTVTSSRPSSNFSSFEKEYSNENDGATELSAFNTPVESIPALKGIPRSTLEENEEDDVLVQDIPNTAHFQRRDTMGVVDTHRKDDSSDFSSLMPHGSTTSSSIVDSVMTNSISTTTSNATGNYFQDQEKYTLVNTGLGLSDANLDHFIRSQLKHASRSEPNNMSNRVSYSGSMPNNSDTARANLQVYTEFDFENPESFFHEQSKLLGEMAQSNNNSNSAVNMNEPKSADTYIGNISPDTSATVSLGDLMGSNVSNNSERNFYDGHTFVPQYKPSTSVENSNNQNSALITNNDIDNNLQSFYFDNDN, encoded by the coding sequence ATGCCGAAGAATAGTCATCACCATCGTTCCAGTTCGACAAATTCCACAAAGAATCGTTCTACGGAGTCTACGAATAAATGGAAAATTCCGCACTATTATCGAAGATCCGCTAGCGGCAGTACGCAAGCCTCGCCAGATAGGAGTTCTTCTTCGACTAGTGTATGTAGCACTCCAATACTTCCTACCATGAACGTAATGTCTAGCCCGAAGAAGGTTTTGCTGGAAGATTCCAGGGACAACAATACCAAGTCAAAAAAGGCTGGTAGAAGGAAGTCAGGTGAGATGGTCTTTGTTAATTACACCGTGCAAGACACGTCTAATGAAGGTGATGCTGAATCGCAGACCAAAACTGTGTCTGTCCCAGCGCCAAAGGCGaaactaaaaaagaaatcttcTAAGAGGAGGATGTTAAAGATATTTGGATCATCAAAGAGTGAGCATATAGAAGACATTGTCGAAGAACAACCAATGGCTCTACCAATGGAATCAGAGTTGCAATCCCAATTTGGAACCCCTATCTCTGAATGCGGATTCGATACCTCATCATTGACCGTCAAGAGATCCTACAACTCGTTTTTGAAACATAACAAATTGCACGGCAAAGCCTCATTCTCCAATGGCCTATCCTTTCCGTCATTAAACATGATtggaaataataatgatgtGTCCATTgagaataataattttgGTTCTGAGAGGGAAGTGGTTCCGAAATCAACTCATGATCCTTCGCTAGCGAAACCACCATCGAGATTCAATGAAACTGAAAGAAACTCGGCCCCCAATTTGTCAAGTATACCTCTTTTGAACACAAAAAACACAAGATTGAAGTATAATAAAGCAACATCTCAAACTTTGGACCGACAAAGACTACAAGAAAGTGGCTTGTATCATTCCACTGAGtctttcaacttcaaagaTCAAAGTTGCAGTACCAATAAATCTTCCTTAAGTCTAAGTTCCGATTCAGGAACTCCTCACTTGACAAAAAATTCACCTGATTCACCAAGAACATCAACATCCTTCAATTGCGGGAACTCACAGAGCAAGGTTAAATTGCCGGAGGAGAACGATGCTTCTATTGCATTCAGTAAAATGTTTACCAGAAAAAGAGCTAACACTGGCGGGTCCACGTGTTCGCTAGCTTCACCTACGATTTCACAAACTATTCAACAATCCAACATAAAAGTCAATAAACTGCCAACTCAACGAACAACTTCAGTTGGCTCGCTATCATCCATGTCTAATCGCTATTCCCCTATAAGAGTTGCATCGCCGGGAAGGGCAAGATCTGGAACACGCGGATCTTCCCTCTATAGATTATCGAGAGATTTAAACTCCTTGCCAAGTGTTACTGATTTACCAGAAATGGATAGCACCACCCCGATTAATGAAATATTCTTGGATAGTCAACTTCAGCATAAAAATGGTAGTACTAAAGTTGGACATAGAAAGAAGCAGGAATCCATTTCTGATGCTcaaagaaaccaaaattCAACTTCGTACATCACAACCCCCTCATCATCTCTAGTGACCCCCCCTTACTATATGACCGGGTTCACATTAGCAAGTTCGGCGTCAGCGTCTTCAACGCCAAATGTGCTTGAAACTAATAATATGAATTTTGTTCAAAGTGCTAATACTGTTACGAGTTCTCGTCCATCtagtaatttttcttcttttgaaaaggaatacAGCAATGAGAATGATGGCGCTACAGAATTATCTGCATTCAACACTCCAGTGGAGAGTATTCCGGCATTAAAAGGTATACCTAGATCTACCCTAGAAGAGAATGAAGAGGATGATGTTCTAGTGCAGGATATTCCAAATACAGCTCACTTTCAAAGAAGGGATACTATGGGTGTAGTAGATACTCATAGGAAAGATGACAGTTCAGATTTCAGCTCCTTAATGCCACACGGTAGTACTACAAGTAGCAGTATCGTGGATTCTGTAATGACAAACTCAATATCCACCACAACAAGCAACGCAACCGGCAACTATTTCCAAGATCAAGAGAAATATACATTAGTAAACACGGGGCTGGGGTTGAGTGATGCAAATCTCGATCATTTTATCAGATCTCAATTGAAGCACGCTTCTCGATCAGAACCTAACAATATGAGTAATCGCGTTTCTTACAGTGGCTCCATGCCGAACAATAGTGATACAGCAAGGGCTAATTTGCAAGTGTATACtgaatttgattttgagaATCCAGAATCGTTTTTTCATGAACAATCAAAATTACTGGGTGAGATGGCTCAGAGCAATAACAACAGCAATAGTGCTGTCAATATGAATGAACCAAAGTCTGCGGATACATACATAGGTAATATATCCCCGGACACCTCGGCAACTGTTTCATTGGGCGACTTGATGGGTTCGAACGTTTCAAATAACAGTGAAAGAAACTTTTACGATGGCCACACTTTTGTTCCGCAGTACAAACCAAGCACATCTGTAGAGAATTCAAATAATCAAAATTCAGCACTGATTACGAATAACGACATTGACAATAATTTACagtctttttattttgataatgacaactaa
- the PAB1 gene encoding polyadenylate-binding protein (similar to Saccharomyces cerevisiae PAB1 (YER165W); ancestral locus Anc_8.229) yields the protein MADITDKTAEQLESLTIQDDQKQAATGSEGQSVENSSASLYVGDLEPSVSEAHLYDIFSPIGSVSSIRVCRDAITKTSLGYAYVNFNDHEAGRKAIEQLNYTPIKGRLCRIMWSQRDPSLRKKGSGNIFIKNLHPDIDNKALYDTFSVFGDILSSKIATDENGKSKGFGFVHFEEEGAAKEAIDALNGMLLNGQEIYVAPHLSRKERDSQLEETKAHYTNLYVKNINSETTDEQFQDLFIQFGPIVSASLEKDADGKLKGFGFVNYENHEDAVKAVEALNESDLNGEKLYVGRAQKKNERMHVLKKQYEAYRLEKMAKYQGVNLFVKNLDDSVDDEKLEEEFTPYGTITSAKVMRTENGKSKGFGFVCFSTPEEATKAITEKNQQIVAGKPLYVAIAQRKDVRRSQLAQQIQARNQMRYQQATAAAAAAAAGMPGQFMPPMFYGVMPPRGVPFNGPNPQQMNPMGGMPKNGMPPQFRNGPVYGVPPQGGFPRNANDNNQFYQQKQRQALGEQLYKKVSAKTSNEEAAGKITGMILDLPPQEVFPLLENDELFEQHYKEASAAYESFKKEQEQQTEQA from the coding sequence atggCTGATATTACTGATAAGACAGCTGAACAATTGGAAAGCTTGACCATTCAAGATGACCAAAAGCAAGCCGCCACTGGTTCAGAAGGCCAATCTGTTGAAAACTCTTCTGCATCATTATATGTTGGTGACTTAGAACCTTCTGTTTCTGAGGCCCACTTATATGATATCTTCTCTCCAATCGGTTCAGTCTCCTCCATCCGTGTTTGTCGTGATGCTATCACCAAGACTTCTTTGGGTTACGCTTATGTTAACTTTAACGACCACGAAGCCGGCAGAAAAGCTATTGAGCAATTGAACTACACTCCAATCAAGGGTAGATTATGCCGTATCATGTGGTCTCAGCGTGACCCATCATTGAGAAAGAAGGGCTCTGgcaacattttcatcaagaacTTGCATCCAGATATCGACAACAAGGCGTTATACGACACTTTCTCTGTCTTTGGTGACATCTTGTCCAGTAAGATTGCCACCGACGAAAACGGAAAATCCAAGGGGTTTGGGTTTGTCCACTTCGAGGAAGAAGGTGCTGCCAAGGAAGCTATTGATGCCTTGAATGGTATGCTATTGAACGGTCAAGAAATTTATGTTGCTCCTCATTTGTCCAGAAAGGAACGCGACTCccaattggaagaaactAAGGCTCACTACACCAATCTTTATGTGAAAAACATTAACTCTGAAACTACTGACGAACAATTCCAAGATCTGTTCATCCAATTCGGCCCTATTGTTTCCGCCTCTTTGGAAAAGGATGCGGATGGTAAATTGAAGGGTTTCGGGTTCGTTAACTACGAAAATCATGAAGATGCTGTGAAAGCCGTTGAAGCCTTGAACGAGTCTGACTTAAAcggtgaaaaattatacGTTGGTCGTGcccaaaagaagaatgaacGTATGCAtgttttgaagaagcaaTACGAAGCCTACAGATTAGAAAAAATGGCCAAATATCAAGGTGTCAACTTGTTTGTCAAGAACTTGGATGATAGCGTTGATGACGAAAAATTGGAGGAAGAGTTTACTCCATACGGTACCATCACTTCTGCCAAGGTTATGAGAACCGAAAACGGTAAATCTAAAGGTTTCGGGTTTGTCTGTTTCTCCACCCCAGAAGAAGCTACCAAAGCCATTACTGAAAAGAACCAACAGATTGTTGCTGGCAAGCCATTATACGTTGCCATTGCTCAAAGAAAGGACGTAAGACGTTCTCAATTGGCTCAGCAAATCCAAGCCAGAAACCAAATGAGATACCAACAAGCTAccgctgctgctgctgctgccgcCGCTGGTATGCCAGGTCAATTCATGCCTCCAATGTTCTACGGTGTCATGCCACCAAGAGGTGTTCCATTCAACGGTCCAAACCCGCAACAAATGAACCCAATGGGAGGTATGCCAAAGAACGGTATGCCACCACAATTCAGAAATGGTCCAGTTTACGGTGTCCCTCCACAAGGCGGCTTCCCAAGAAATGCCAATGACAACAACCAATTCTATcaacaaaagcaaagacAAGCTTTGGGTGAACAGTTATACAAGAAGGTTTCCGCTAAGACTTCAAATGAAGAAGCTGCTGGTAAGATTACCGGTATGATTTTGGATTTACCACCTCAAGAAGTCTTCCCATTGTTGGAAAACGACGAATTGTTCGAACAACATTATAAGGAAGCTTCTGCTGCTTAtgaatctttcaagaaGGAGCAAGAACAACAAACTGAGCAAGCTTAA
- the DNF1 gene encoding aminophospholipid-translocating P4-type ATPase DNF1 (similar to Saccharomyces cerevisiae DNF2 (YDR093W) and DNF1 (YER166W); ancestral locus Anc_8.231), with the protein MSNTLPGKGHVPMSPFGDTFQFEDNSSNEDTHIGPTHIDDGAQTNKYSRPQVSFNDEPPKSKREEADEFTFNDDTEYDNHSFEPTPKLNNGSGTFDDVELDNDNEEPQASHHGMRRFRMGTKRNKKGNPIMGRSKTLKWARKNIPNPFEDSTKDDIDPGAINRAQELRTVYYNMLLPKDMIDEEGNPIMQYPRNKIRTTKYTPLTFFPKNILFQFHNFANVYFLVLIILGAFQIFGVTNPGLSAVPLVVIVIITAIKDAIEDSRRTVLDLEVNNTKTHILEGVDNENVSADNISLWRKFKKANSKLLFRFIQYCKEHLTEEGKMKRMQRKRHELRVQKTAGTSGPRSSLDSIDSYRVSADYGRTSLDYDNLGQEVSEVNIVDRSLPARTDCKFAKSYWKSVKVGDIVRIHNNDEIPADIILLSTSDADGACYLETKNLDGETNLKVRQSLKCTNTIRTSRDIARTKFWIESEGPHSNLYTYQGNAKWKSLADGETRNEPITINNVLLRGCTLRNTKWAMGIVMFTGDDTKIMLNSGITPTKKSRISRELNFSVVINFALLFILCFVSGIANGAYYDKRGRSRFSYEFGTIAGSAATNGFVSFWVAVILYQSLVPISLYISVEIIKTAQAAFIYGDVLLYNAKLDYPCTPKSWNISDDLGQVEYIFSDKTGTLTQNVMEFKKCTINGVSYGRAYTEALAGLRKRQGIDVESEGRRERAEIAKDRDTMIDELRALSGNSQFYPEEVTFVSKEFVRDLKGASGEMQQRCCEHFMLALALCHSVLVEANPDDPKKLDLKAQSPDEAALVATARDVGFSFVGKTKKGLIVEMQGIQKEFEILNILEFNSSRKRMSCIVKIPGPNPEDEPKALLICKGADSIIYSRLSRQSVSNDETVLEKTALHLEQYATEGLRTLCIAQRELTWSEYVEWNVKYDIAAASLANREDELEVVADSIERELILLGGTAIEDRLQDGVPDCIELLAKAGIKLWVLTGDKVETAINIGFSCNLLNNEMELLVIKATGDDVKEFGSEPSEIVDALLSKYLKRCFGLNGSEEEIFEAKKDHEFPRGNYAVVIDGDALKLALYGEDIRRKFLLLCKNCRAVLCCRVSPSQKAAVVRLVKDSLDVMTLAIGDGSNDVAMIQSADVGIGIAGEEGRQAVMCSDYAIGQFRYLARLILVHGRWSYKRLAEMIPEFFYKNMIFALALFWYGIYNDFDGSYLYEYTYMMFYNLAFTSLPVIFLGILDQDVNDTISLVVPQLYRVGILRKEWNQRKFLWYMLDGLYQSVICFFFPYLVYHKNMIVTSNGLGLDHRYFVGVYVTTIAVISCNTYVLLHQYRWDWFSGLFIALSCLVVFAWTGIWSSAIGSREFFKAAARVYGAPSFWAVLFAALLFCLLPRFTYDSFQKFFYPTDVEIVREMWQHGHFDHYPAGYDPTDPNRPKITKAGQHGEKVIESIALSDNLGISNYSRDSVVTEEIPMTFMHGEDGTPSGYQKQEAWMTSPKETQDLLQSPQFQQTKAFKSGPAANLRSSLDRTREQMMATHQLDNRYSVERARTSLDLPGVTNAASLVEAQRENMS; encoded by the coding sequence ATGTCGAACACACTTCCTGGTAAAGGACATGTTCCCATGTCACCGTTTGGAGatacttttcaatttgaagATAATAGTAGCAATGAAGATACGCATATTGGACCAACCCACATTGATGATGGTGCCCAAACTAATAAATATAGCCGACCACAGGTCAGTTTCAATGACGAACCGCCCAAGAGTAAGCGGGAAGAAGCAGATGAATTCACTTTTAATGACGACACAGAATACGACAACCATTCATTTGAGCCAACACCGAAACTAAATAATGGGTCCGGAACGTTTGATGATGTGGAACTGGACAACGATAATGAGGAACCACAGGCTAGTCACCATGGTATGAGGAGATTCCGAATGGgtacaaaaagaaataagaaaggTAACCCAATAATGGGGAGATCCAAGACCTTAAAATGGGCCAGGAAGAACATCCCTAACCCGTTCGAAGATTCCACAAAAGATGATATTGACCCTGGTGCCATAAATCGCGCACAAGAGCTAAGAACTGTGTATTATAATATGCTTTTACCAAAAGACATGATAGATGAAGAAGGCAATCCTATTATGCAGTATCCTCGTAATAAAATCAGAACCACTAAATATACCCCGCTAACATTCTTCCCCAAAAACATTTTATTCCAATTCCATAATTTTGCTAATGTTTATTTCTTAGTTTTGATTATTCTAGGTGCATTCCAGATCTTTGGTGTTACAAATCCTGGTTTAAGTGCTGTCCCATTggttgttattgttattatcacCGCTATAAAGGATGCTATTGAAGATTCAAGAAGAACTGTCCTGGACTTAGAAGTGAACAATACTAAAACGCATATCTTGGAGGGTGTTGACAATGAAAACGTCTCAGCAGATAATATCTCATTGTGGAGAAAGTTTAAAAAGGCAAATTCAAAGCTTCTCTTTAGGTTTATACAGTACTGTAAAGAACATTTAACTGAAGAAggtaaaatgaaaagaatgcAAAGGAAACGTCATGAACTAAGAGTGCAAAAGACTGCTGGAACGAGCGGACCAAGATCTTCCCTAGACTCCATCGACAGTTATCGAGTATCGGCAGATTATGGCCGTACTTCGCTAGATTATGATAATTTGGGACAGGAGGTTTCTGAGGTGAATATAGTTGACAGATCCCTGCCAGCTAGAACAGATTGTAAGTTTGCGAAGAGTTATTGGAAAAGTGTCAAGGTTGGCGATATTGTTCGTATCCATAACAATGATGAGATCCCTGCTGACATCATATTACTTTCAACCTCAGACGCAGATGGTGCCTGTTACTTGGAAACCAAGAATTTGGATGGTGAAACAAATCTGAAGGTACGCCAATCGTTGAAGTGTACCAATACTATAAGAACTTCAAGAGATATTGCTAGAACAAAGTTCTGGATCGAAAGTGAAGGCCCTCACTCAAATTTGTACACTTATCAAGGTAATGCGAAATGGAAAAGTCTTGCAGATGGTGAGACGCGAAATGAGCCTATTACTATCAATAATGTTCTACTTCGTGGTTGCACTCTTAGGAATACCAAGTGGGCAATGGGTATTGTCATGTTTACAGGTGATGATACAAAAATTATGTTAAACTCCGGTATAACTCCTACCAAGAAGTCAAGGATTTCAAGAGAGTTGAACTTTTCTGTCGTGATCAATTTTGCGCTTCTTTTCATCTTATGCTTTGTTTCTGGTATTGCCAATGGTGCATATTACGATAAAAGAGGGAGATCTCGGTTTTCTTATGAATTTGGGACAATTGCCGGCTCAGCAGCAACAAACGGTTTTGTCTCATTTTGGGTTGCTGTTATCCTTTATCAATCTCTAGTCCCCATCTCATTGTATATTTCAGTTGAAATCATCAAGACTGCGCAGGCGGCTTTTATCTACGGGGATGTTTTACTCTACAATGCAAAGCTAGATTATCCTTGCACCCCAAAATCTTGGAATATTTCTGACGATTTAGGTCAAGTAGAATATATTTTCTCGGATAAGACAGGTACATTAACACAAAATGTAATGGAATTTAAAAAATGCACCATTAATGGTGTCTCATATGGTAGGGCTTATACAGAGGCGTTGGCAGGGTTGAGAAAAAGACAAGGTATAGATGTCGAAAGCGAAGGAAGACGAGAGAGAGCCGAAATTGCCAAGGATAGAGATACAATGATTGATGAATTAAGAGCTTTATCGGGAAATTCGCAGTTTTATCCTGAAGAGGTTACTTTCGTATCGAAGGAGTTTGTTCGCGATTTAAAAGGTGCCAGTGGCGAAATGCAGCAAAGATGCTGTGAGCACTTTATGCTTGCGTTAGCGTTGTGTCACTCTGTTCTGGTAGAGGCAAATCCGGATGATCCAAAAAAACTCGATCTAAAGGCACAATCTCCAGATGAAGCTGCATTGGTAGCAACTGCCAGAGATGTAGGGTTCAGTTTTGTAGGGAAGACTAAAAAGGGTTTAATAGTTGAAATGCAGGGCATTCAAAAAGAGTTCGAGATTCTGAATATTCTGGAGTTTAATTCATCCAGAAAGAGAATGTCTTGTATTGTTAAAATTCCAGGTCCAAATCCAGAAGATGAGCCTAAGGCGCTTTTAATATGCAAAGGTGCTGATTCTATTATATACTCAAGACTAAGTCGCCAAAGTGTTAGCAACGATGAAACAGTTTTGGAAAAGACTGCTCTGCATTTAGAACAGTATGCTACTGAGGGTCTAAGAACCCTATGTATAGCTCAAAGAGAGTTGACTTGGTCTGAATACGTAGAATGGAATGTGAAGTATGATATTGCTGCCGCATCACTAGCCAACAGAGAAGACGAATTAGAAGTTGTTGCAGATTCTATCGAGCGTGAATTGATATTGTTAGGTGGTACGGCTATCGAAGATCGTCTACAGGACGGTGTTCCGGATTGCATAGAATTACTTGCAAAGGCAGGGATCAAATTGTGGGTTCTTACAGGTGATAAAGTTGAAACAGCCATAAATATTGGGTTCTCTTGcaatcttttgaataacGAGATGGAACTTCTGGTTATCAAAGCAACTGGTGACGATGTGAAAGAATTTGGGTCAGAGCCAAGTGAAATTGTGGATGCCTTACTTTCTAAATATTTAAAACGGTGCTTTGGCTTAAATGgttcagaagaagaaatttttgaagcaAAGAAGGATCACGAGTTTCCAAGGGGTAACTATGCTGTGGTTATTGACGGTGATGCGTTGAAATTAGCATTATATGGTGAAGatataagaagaaagtttcTCTTACTTTGTAAGAACTGCAGAGCAGTTTTATGCTGCAGAGTTTCTCCATCTCAAAAAGCAGCTGTCGTTAGATTGGTCAAGGACTCGCTAGATGTTATGACCTTGGCCATTGGTGATGGTTCCAACGATGTTGCCATGATCCAATCTGCAGATGTCGGTATTGGTATTGCCGGTGAAGAAGGACGACAAGCCGTTATGTGCTCGGATTATGCCATTGGTCAGTTCAGATATTTGGCTAGATTGATACTTGTACATGGCAGGTGGTCCTACAAAAGATTGGCAGAAATGATTCCTGAgtttttttacaaaaacatGATTTTTGCTCTGGCATTGTTTTGGTATGGTATCTATAATGATTTCGATGGGTCATACCTGTATGAGTACACGTACATGATGTTCTATAACTTGGCATTCACGTCTTTGCCTGTTATATTCTTAGGTATTTTGGATCAGGACGTGAACGACACAATATCACTAGTGGTTCCTCAGTTATACCGTGTTGGTATTCTAAGGAAAGAGTGGAAccaaaggaaatttttatGGTACATGCTAGATGGGTTGTATCAGTCTGTTatctgcttttttttcccctaTTTGGTATATCATAAGAATATGATAGTTACAAGTAATGGATTAGGACTAGACCATCGTTATTTTGTTGGTGTTTATGTGACCACCATTGCCGTAATATCATGCAACACTTATGTTCTGTTGCATCAGTATAGGTGGGACTGGTTCAGCGGTCTATTCATTGCACTTTCGTGTCTCGTAGTTTTTGCATGGACAGGGATATGGTCTTCCGCAATAGGAAGTcgagaatttttcaaggctGCAGCACGTGTCTATGGAGCACCATCATTCTGGGCTGTTTTATTCGCTGCCTTGTTGTTCTGTTTATTACCTCGTTTCACGTACGAcagtttccaaaaatttttctatcCAACGGATGTGGAAATTGTAAGAGAAATGTGGCAACACGGCCATTTTGACCACTATCCGGCTGGTTATGATCCAACAGATCCCAACAGACCTAAAATCACGAAAGCTGGTCAACACGGAGAAAAGGTTATAGAAAGTATAGCACTTTCCGACAACTTAGGCATTTCCAACTATTCGAGGGACAGTGTTGTTACAGAAGAGATTCCAATGACGTTTATGCATGGTGAAGATGGAACTCCAAGCGGATATCAGAAACAAGAAGCCTGGATGACTTCACCCAAGGAAACACaagatcttcttcaatCACCTCAATTCCAGCAGACCAAAGCGTTCAAATCTGGTCCTGCTGCCAACTTAAGGTCGTCCTTGGATCGCACAAGAGAGCAAATGATGGCAACGCATCAGCTTGATAACCGCTACTCTGTGGAAAGAGCGAGAACATCTCTAGATCTGCCGGGCGTAACTAACGCAGCTTCCCTGGTCGAAGCCCAGCGGGAAAACATGTCATGA
- the CCA1 gene encoding tRNA adenylyltransferase (similar to Saccharomyces cerevisiae CCA1 (YER168C); ancestral locus Anc_8.233), producing MLRSTIPLLMKSVPQKAMTNSTFALNAPKITLTKVEQHICNLLNDYTDLYNREHQDKPEPLTLRITGGWVRDKLLGQGSHDLDIAINVMSGEQFATGLNEYLQQHYAKYGAKPHNIHKIDKNPEKSKHLETATTKLFDVEVDFVNLRSEKYTELSRIPKMCFGTPEEDALRRDATLNALFYNIQKGEVEDFTRRGLRDLKDGILRTPLPAKQTFLDDPLRVLRLIRFASRFNFSIDPEVMAEMGDPQINTAFNSKISRERVGVEMEKILVGPTPLLALQLVQKAHLDNVIFFWHNDKSVVEFNEKNCQDMDKISHIYGDNILNSHLQNFIELYPMFLEKLPVLREMIRQSPSFQQNFILSATLSPMANLKIIGNPKKKVNNLVSVTESIVKEGLKLSKNDAVIISKTVDSISSYEEMLSRFAGHSQMQKSEIGIFLRNFNGEWEIAHFASLLDAFLKIPKSEAQKIESLFQNYNGFYSYIYHNNLNNCHELKPIVDGKQMANLLQMKPGPWLGKINNEAIAWQFDNPAGTDVELIGHLKSILPKYL from the coding sequence ATGCTACGATCTACGATTCCTCTTCTGATGAAAAGCGTTCCGCAGAAAGCAATGACGAACTCTACTTTCGCCTTGAATGCGCCGAAGATCACTTTGACCAAGGTGGAACAGCATATATGCAACTTGCTTAATGACTATACGGATCTGTACAACCGGGAGCACCAAGATAAGCCCGAGCCACTTACGCTCCGCATCACTGGCGGTTGGGTGCGCGATAAGCTGCTGGGGCAAGGCTCTCACGACTTGGACATCGCAATCAATGTCATGTCAGGTGAACAATTCGCTACCGGTTTGAATGAGTATTTGCAACAACATTATGCCAAATATGGAGCCAAGCCCCACAATATTCATAAGATCGATAAAAACCCTGAGAAATCCAAGCATCTGGAGACCGCTACTACTAAACTTTTTGATGTGGAAGTGGATTTTGTCAATTTGAGATCGGAAAAGTACACTGAGCTTTCCAGGATTCCCAAAATGTGTTTTGGTACGCCCGAAGAAGATGCCTTGAGAAGGGATGCTACGTTGAACGCTCTTTTCTACAACATTCAAAAAGGCGAAGTGGAGGACTTTACCAGGAGGGGCCTGCGAGATTTGAAAGACGGAATTCTGCGTACTCCGCTTCCAGCCAAACAAACGTTTTTGGACGATCCTTTGAGAGTTTTAAGATTGATCCGTTTTGCCTCTAGATTCAACTTCTCCATAGACCCAGAAGTGATGGCTGAAATGGGCGACCCTCAGATAAACACTGCAttcaattcaaaaatatctaGAGAGCGTGTCGGAGTAGAGATGGAGAAAATCTTGGTGGGACCAACTCCCTTGTTGGCTTTGCAACTGGTTCAAAAGGCGCATCTTGataatgtcatttttttctggcACAATGATAAATCAGTTGTAGAATTCAACGAAAAGAACTGCCAGGATATGGACAAAATCAGCCATATATACGGCGATAACATACTGAACTCGCACTtgcaaaattttattgaattataTCCAATGTTTTTGGAGAAACTTCCTGTTTTAAGGGAAATGATTCGCCAATCGCCGAGTTTCCAGCAGAACTTTATATTAAGTGCGACTTTGTCCCCTATGGCTAACTTGAAAATTATTGGGAacccaaagaaaaaggttAATAACCTGGTTTCTGTCACAGAAAGTATTGTGAAAGAGGGACTAAAGTTGAGTAAAAATGATGCAGTAATCATTTCCAAGACTGTGGATTCAATAAGCTCATATGAGGAAATGCTTTCGAGATTTGCGGGTCACTCGCAAATGCAAAAGTCTGAAATCGGTAtatttttgagaaatttcAACGGTGAATGGGAAATCGCTCATTTTGCGTCCCTTTTGGAtgcatttttgaagattccTAAATCTGAAGcccaaaaaattgaatctctttttcaaaattacAATGGTTTTTATTCGTACATATATCACAATAATTTGAACAATTGTCATGAGCTAAAGCCCATAGTGGACGGCAAGCAAATGGCAAATTTGCTTCAAATGAAACCTGGTCCATGGTTAGGTAAGATTAATAATGAAGCGATTGCATGGCAGTTTGATAATCCTGCGGGAACCGACGTTGAATTGATAGGTCATTTAAAAAGTATACTACCAAAATACTTATAG